One Salvia splendens isolate huo1 chromosome 1, SspV2, whole genome shotgun sequence genomic window, CGAGGAAATTGTTGTCTGATGAAGTCAAGGGTCGTTGTCCAAAATAAATGCCAAGTCAATGGTCATTTTTTCTTAACGGTGGTGTGCCGTTTGTTTGTTAGATTGGTAACATatgatttaataatttaattttaattcatgTTACAATAGCATGCAGCCTACTTTTTTACACTTAAATTCACACTGCGGTAGTGGTTCATCGTGtccaaatttttgaattttgaggAAACAATTATTCGGATTGGGcagttgaaaatttgaaaataaggTCTAGAAAACGTCGaacttttataaaattaaagttcGTAGAACATACAAATGAAACTATGACATTGAATTATTCATGAGTAACTCACAGCCTTCTCCTCTCTTTAATTTTCCACATCAGCTTGATTGTTTAATTAGTTTTTTTCACACTTTATGTTTAATTCTACTACTTTGTTATTTTAGCTAAgctatttatttttgtatttgtaGTGTtcgaaatttttcaaaagaatttcccctttcaatattttcattttaacacaaatattttcatatattattatttcgATATGCCGTTGTGTATTGtggtatataaaaattaatattgttgTTATATTGAAGCTTTAAGTAATAGCACTGTACATTATATCATACATAAAATCATATTAAACTGAATATTCAAATAcaataaatcaaatatatatttcaatattttccCTATCCCTGATAGGAAAAGGATCAATTGAGTAGAAAATCATTAATTGACCAGAAAACGAAAGTGCGACTCAAGAAAGCAACAATTACTTGCCACTATAGGATCATCAATCTCTTGAAAGGAAAAGGCAAAACAAATATGAAGTCCTTATACTAAGTActacttatatttttatttcattattttcttatacaattttttttatttcactaGATCCTTGTATTAatgcattttatttcattatgtccttttactttttttttgttttattggctTTATACTAAtagattttgattaaaaaaaaattcggttgaatatttatataataggctttatctttaattaaatttttttattttattaatttatctactttttctcgtgtttattttaaaattaatttagttgCAATATCGACTCAAAAtcattgaaaaaatatataattaatataaaaaaaatcattttcctAATGATTCTTTAGTCGATATTGCAATTGAATTAattgcaaaataaatataagaaaacagaaaataaataaatttaactaacATATAAAAAGTTGCTTAGATGAAGTCCattaaataaagattcaatcaaataaaaaataaaagtataaacctCTTAAATCAAATGCATTATTATAAGGATTTAATGATAcaattcttttaaaaaatgatttgatGTAACAAAAGACAATTGGTATAAGAACTTCATGAACcaaaaattggtaaaatgaaGAACCTCTAAATGTGTATTGTCAAAGGAAAATGATATATGGCGTATTAAGATATGTTGAAGAGTACTACCACCTTCTCatgaaaatagaatatttttaaatgatacgagttttaatgcacaaataataaaataagaaagatacaGAAAAGGTAATAGTTGAAGTACTATTAATGAGGAATGGATCACACTCATTACAGAgaaaatttcataaaatgaaaagtttaaATTGAAGTAATATTAACAGAGAATAAAActaccttattagagagaaaaaaatgtttcataaaatTGGAAATTTCTATTATTAAGAAACGGACGAAAAGTAGATAtcatttcaattatttaatataCGGATGGATTATTAACGTATCGGTATTACTGGACGTCCACCGCAATTTCTACCGACAaaatgtcaattttttttagtgTAATATGTATAATACCATGAGAGAGATAACCTAGCTGGATGCAGAGTGgccatttattttattctttaggATTAGCactagaaagaaaaaaagctaCAAAGAATTGGCCAACTTTGGAAATTTTGATATATGCTGCCAAACGTCACACATGCATGCAACAATTCAATGATTTAAGGAGTAGTCTAAGCCAAGACTAATGAAAAATCAATATAATTCAAACTtgcaaaatatttaaaactaaCTAAAGAGATAAGTGTGTTGTTGGAAATTAGCTGTACATATCTTATTATCTTTAGGGCGTGTTTGATAGGCTGATAGTATTCGTGGCCCGCATAAAAAAGATGCAGTGTTTGACCAAGAAAATGCAAAAATTATTCCCAATGTATTACGTTTGATAGGTGGTGTTTGGgcccattttttttttcagccATTTGATACGCAGACCATACTCCTATAGATTCATTCAAGGTATGACATTTTTACCctcaatttgaattttatttacatcTCGTGTCCCTGCTGAAACCCTAAATTGGAAGATGCATTTATCAGCTCATCTAAAAACATTTGCTCTCCGGCCCACCTTTTCCCGCCTCAGCAATAACTCTGTCGCTAAAAGCCTTCCAGTTGATAACAACtcagttgaagaagaagatctCCAAGTAAGCAACTATTTAGTAATTAACTGATTTTTATTTGTAGTGGATTTGATTATGTTTTCAATTACTATCTGTTTTTGACATAGATCGAAGCGTATTTCCGGCCTTATGGTCTACGCAATAGTTTAATCGTTTGGTTCTGATGTTAAAGTTTTCGACATACCATGTGGACCAATAGATCTAACCGGGTTTGATTATGCTTACAGCAGATTCGAATAAAGTATTGCGTAGACGATTAAACTATTGTTGGTCCAAATGGTATACGATAGAGGCATGAAGCAGCTTCGACAACAAAAAGTTTTCGAAATTAACTTTTTGCTTGTGTTTccatatttaaattcatattggGGCCAATATTGTTGTTTTCTGGGATTATCAGCTTCGATGTGCAATTAGTTTGCTGCTTTTCAATCTCATTGTGATTTTACATATAGGCTTCAAAAAACGTTTGTCTGTGTGTTATTCTTTTCAGTAGCTTGAACCATGACCGACAACTACCACCCAATGAACTCCGTCGAGACGAACATAGGTTCGCAAGGTCAGTAAACTTAACATCGTTGGAAGTATTTTATGGTAAATACAATTGTTTTGATGTGTTCAACGGATTTGTAGTAATTAATACACATTCTCATACTCAGGCGGCAGTGGCCTAGGGCGTGGTCCAAGGCCCCGGGTTGATCGCACAAGAAGAAGTTGGACAGCTCGCGAAGAGGAAATACTTGTGTCTATTCTGAAGGATCTTGTCACACATGGCTGGAAAAGTGACAATGGGTTTCGCGGGGGATATCTGCAGCGGATTGAAGAGGCTCTGAATCGGGAGTTCCCAGGATGCGGCTTGAGGGTTGCTCCTCATATCAATTCGAAGATTAGCCAGTGGAAGAAGAGCTACTCGTCTCTGAGTGCGATACTTGCACGAAGTGGTGTGGGTTTCAACATGAATAGAGATTTCAAAATTGATTGTGACGATGACCAATGGGAGCAGATTGTTAAGGTTGGACATGTCAAACTATGTACAGTTCATGAATTACTATTGACTCTGTGTTTTGTATTGTTGGTAATTGATTTTTTACATGAGACTATAACTACACGATTGGTTGTTTTATGCTTTTTTCTGTACAGTGTGATGCCAACGCACGCGGTATGCGACACAGGTCATGGCCTCTATGGGATGATTGGAAGGTGTTGTTTGGAAAAGATCGTGCTGTTGGGACCGTTGCAAAAGACACGTTCGATGCACATGCCAATTATGCAGGGCGAACACCATCCTCTCAACAAGATGTCCGGCTGGGATCCCCTGTTGAATCGGGTGAATATTCAGCAGCCAACCCGAGCCCACAACAGAGGCCCATGGCCAACCCGGATGAAAGCACCGGCCAGAGCATAGATCATTCACTACAAACTAAAAAATCTGGATCAAAAAGGAAGGCCTCTAGCCCTCCTGTGGGTTTGATTGAGATGCTTGGACGGATGCAAGATGATACCAATGACCGGCTTGACAAACTGACCAATCGGATTGGGTTTGAGTTTGATCTTAGCGAAGCACGTAAGGAAGTTATCGACATACTGAGTGGTGTACCGGATCTGACGCTTGTGCAGCAAATTGATGCCTCCGAGATCATCATCGATAAGGTGGAGCGTGTTGAGTTGTTCATGCGTCTTCCGGAGACATCGCGTCTTACATACGTGATGCGTGTGCTGGAGAAGCACGGCCACTATTGAATGCAACACATCTGTGTTTTGCGCACCGTGTAGACGGGCTCTACATCTGTCTTTGgtgcttttatatattaatgtcGCCAAACTCTATTATGCAGACGATTAGTTTTGATGCACTATTGTGGTTGTATATTTTGGGGCAAACTCTCGGTCTTAGTAGGTAAAGACCcctcatttgtttttttgtaATGTGCATGATAGTTGGGGCCTGTGTTATGGAAATGCATATTGATGTATAATTCCCGAGTTTTAAATTCAATTCACAAGTTGTTAAAATTAACGATAGAGGCATGTAAAGTGATAGAATCTAAAACATGGTAAATATCACAATGAAAACCATATGAAGCATGCTCTATTTGAGTGGGATTGAGATTTGGAGATGGTTCGTCGGAATGTTGGCCGGAATTTCTTCTTTctattcttcctcctctcttcatatcttttcctctctcttcttCCGGCTGGAATCTGCCTCAATGAAAACCATAACAAAAATTCGGCAGTTTTCGCAGGGCTCGGACTAGTCCGCGCGGCCGTCATCAAATGGCCATAACTTCTTCATCCGAGATCCGATTGAGTCGTTcaaggtacccacgcgaagctattTCAAAGCCGAAGAAAACGGTGgtaagataaaataatttggacATTGTCTTGATAGGCAATAATTACATTGAATCAGACGCCATCGCTTTGGATACAACATAGGAGAAACCTTGGAgaaaaaataacattttttgGAGAAGGGTCCGAATTTTTTTCAATCCGACGCTTCTGTATTATGTTTCACTATCTACTTTTGCATTAGACAAAATCCTTTTCTATGTCAATATTTAACAAAAACGTGTGTTAATAACAAAGCATTTTATAAAGTgtaatgatacttttggcttatatatgttatgtttactgcatacaatgatagttttgccggatagaatgatactctgagttgataaaatgatacttttggctttgGATTTATTTAGCCACAAATAAATATGCTCTCTATGAGCTGTTTCGTGAAGCATCGGTTCTCTGCATTATACATTATCACCTTTTGCATTTTAAGGTATGTAATTATGAAAATGTTGTTATTGTctaatttatcatttttatctaATTGGCTGAATAATGTGAAACGATTTTATATGATATTATCAGATtttttgttatgttttctgtTCTGTTTGTGCTATTTGTAATCCCATTTATCCAATGCTTCAATATCAGTAGGTAAATTTGTGTTATTATTTCCAGAATTATACAGAGGATGGCTACCTTTTCACAAGTTGCCTctaaattactatttatttacaaaaaatgCATGTATGGATGAGATTAGGTAGAAGATTTTTAACTTCACAATCGTAATTAAAACCCAACCTATGCTGGTAATTTGATTAAATAGATGGTCTTGATTTATTTTCATGCTGTTAAAGATTTCTTCATGATAATTTcttcatttccctcatttaaatATTAGGTTTAACATACAGTCGCTACATTAACAGCAAACGATGAGTTATAGATGACTAATAAAGGTAATTGTAAGACCCCGTCGTTAGTACTACTCATTTTCCACCATTTAAATTATACGTTTGGATTGAAAATATATGCGTGTAAGTACATTAGATTAAATTTAACCAATTGAAAATTTGATgcttaaataaaaacaaaatttactGCTGCCTAATCCCATAAAACGAAAAAATGTGAACTTTATTCCCAAGACTATAATTGCTCTCCCCTCTGTGGTTTATGGCATGTATTATGGAGATTTTGATGatctattattataaaattgatacCATTCTCTACATAACACCAATGTGATAGTTTAGTTTAGGCCATCGGCAAAATTTTGACAACTAATCAAAGtaatagtttcaaatgataaaatgatacgtttgtttaataatgatagttttagattttttgaatgataaaatgatacttttgcatcataaaatgatagtttgaggggataaaatgatagtttcaaatgataaaatgatacttttgttttaataatgatagttttagattttttggatgataaaatgatacttttgcatcataaaatgatagtttgagggtttaaaatgatagtttcaaatgataaaatgatacttttgtttaataatgatagttttagattttttggatgataaaatgatacttttgcatcataaaatgatagtttgaggggataaaatgatagtttcaaatgataaaatgatacttttgttttaataatgatagttttagtttttttggatgataaaatgatacttttgcatcataaaatgatagtttgaggggataaaatgatagtttcaaatgataaaatgatacttttgttttaataatgatagttttagattttttggatgataaaatgatacttttgcatcataaaatgatagtttgaggggataaaatgatagtttcaaatgataaaatgatacttttgttttaaaatgatagtgtagattttttggatgataaaatgatacttttgcatcataaaatgatagtttgaggggataaaatgatagtttcaaatgataaaatgatacttttgttttaataatgatagttttagattttttggatgataaaatgatacttttgcatcataaaatgatagtttgaggggataaaacgatagtttcaaatgataaaatgatacttttgttttaataatgatagttttagattttttggatgataaaatgatacttttgcatcataaaatgatagtttgagggataaaatgatagtttcaaatgataaaatgatacttttgttttaaaatgatagtgtagattttttggatgataaaatgatacttttgcatcataaaatgatagtttgaggggataaaatgatagtttcaaatgataaaatgatacttttgtttaataatgatagttttagattttttggatgataaaatgatacttttgcatcataaaatgatagtttgaggggataaaatgatagtttcaaatgataaaatgatacttttgttttaataatgatagttttagattttttggatgataaaatgatacttttgcatcataaaatggtagtttgaggggataaaatgatagtttcaaatgataaaatgatacttttgttttaaaatgatagtgtagattttttggatgataaaatgatacttttgcatcataaaatgatagtttgaggggataaaatgatagtttcaaatgataaaatgatacttttgtttaataatgatagttttaggttttttggatgataaaatgatacttttgcatcataaaatgatagtttgaggggataaaatgatagtttcaaatgataaaa contains:
- the LOC121803556 gene encoding uncharacterized protein At2g29880-like is translated as MVNTIVLMCGSGLGRGPRPRVDRTRRSWTAREEEILVSILKDLVTHGWKSDNGFRGGYLQRIEEALNREFPGCGLRVAPHINSKISQWKKSYSSLSAILARSGVGFNMNRDFKIDCDDDQWEQIVKCDANARGMRHRSWPLWDDWKVLFGKDRAVGTVAKDTFDAHANYAGRTPSSQQDVRLGSPVESGEYSAANPSPQQRPMANPDESTGQSIDHSLQTKKSGSKRKASSPPVGLIEMLGRMQDDTNDRLDKLTNRIGFEFDLSEARKEVIDILSGVPDLTLVQQIDASEIIIDKVERVELFMRLPETSRLTYVMRVLEKHGHY